CGGCCCACCTCCGTCGGCCGCGTCCGTCCCGTCCCGCTCGCGGTCGAGCACGAGCGCGCCGTCCCGTCGCACGCTCGCCCCCCAGTCGGGCGGGACGACGGTGGTGCTCTCGGCTCGCTCGACGACCGCCGGGCCCGCCACCGACGTCCCGGGCGCGAGCGCGGCACCGTCGTACATCGCGGTCTCGACGGCCCCCGCGCCGGGGAACCGCGCCTCGCGCTCGCCGCGGCGGGCGTCGCCCGCGCCCTCGCGGCGGATCTCGGGCGCGGCGCGGTCGATCGTCGCGGTCGCGCGCAGGGTGACGACCTCGACCGGCGCGTCGAGCGCGTAGCCGTAGGCCCGCTCGTGGCGCGCGCGGAACCGGCGTGCGACCGCCTCGGGGTCGAAGCCGTCGACGGGCACGGTCAACTCGAAGCTCTGGCCCTCGTACCGGCAGTCGGCCGCCAGTTCGACGCGCGCGGCGTCGGGCTCCGTGGCGTCGGCCAGCGCCGTCTCCGCGAGGTCGTCGTAGACCGACTCGACGGCCTCCGGGTCGGCCTCGGCGAGCGTCGTCCCGACCGTCCGGAGGGCGTCGTGGGTCTCGTCGGCCGCCAGCAGCCCGTACGCCGAGAGGACGCCAGCCGGCGCGGGGACGATCACCCGCTCGATATCGAGGCGGGCGGCGAGCGCGGCGGCGTGCATCGGGCCGGCGCCGCCGAACGCGACGAGGTCGAACTCCCGGGGGTCGCGGCCGCGCTCGACCGTCACCGACCGGATCGCCCGGGTCATCGTCGCGTTCGCGACGCGGAACGCGCCGCGGGCGGCCTCGGCGGCGCCGTCGAGGCCGGCTTCCTCGGCCAGCCGTTCCAGCGCGGCCCGCGCGGCCGCCGGGTCGATCCTCAACTCGCCGCCGAGGGCGGTCTCCGGCCCGACGTACCCGAGGACGACGTCCGCGTCGGTGACCGTCGGCCGCTCGCCGCCGCGGCCGTAGCAGGCCGGGCCGGGGTCGGCGCCGGCGGACTCGGGGCCGACGCGCAGCGCCCCGCCGGCGTCGGTCCAGGCGATCGAACCGCCGCCGGCGCCGACGGTGGCGACGTCGACCGTCGGCGTCCGGATCGGGACGGCGCCGATTTCGACGTCGGTCGTCCGCTCGGCCGCGCCGTCGCGGACGAGGCTCACGTCGGTCGAGGTGCCACCCATGTCGAAGCTGACGGCGTCGGCGGCCGCCTCGCCCTCGCCCTCGCCCTCGCCGGCGGTCGCCGCGGCGCCGACGACGCCCGCGGCGGGGCCGGACAG
The Salinilacihabitans rarus DNA segment above includes these coding regions:
- a CDS encoding hydantoinase/oxoprolinase family protein, with product MTDVRIGVDVGGTFTDVALHVDGSLTTAKVPTTEADQSVGVLDGIRKACGRAGIEPAGIDSFVHATTVSVNALLERAGARTALVTTAGFRDVLEIARQDRPALYDLDAEKPAPLVPRRRRFAVDERATVDGVERPVDPEEVRAIAAEIEAVDAESVAVCFLHAYAHPENERRAASVLREELDVPVSASHEVLPEFREYERTATTAADAYLAPAVEGYLGRLTERAREVDVPEPLVMQANGGVATADAVRERAVATALSGPAAGVVGAAATAGEGEGEGEAAADAVSFDMGGTSTDVSLVRDGAAERTTDVEIGAVPIRTPTVDVATVGAGGGSIAWTDAGGALRVGPESAGADPGPACYGRGGERPTVTDADVVLGYVGPETALGGELRIDPAAARAALERLAEEAGLDGAAEAARGAFRVANATMTRAIRSVTVERGRDPREFDLVAFGGAGPMHAAALAARLDIERVIVPAPAGVLSAYGLLAADETHDALRTVGTTLAEADPEAVESVYDDLAETALADATEPDAARVELAADCRYEGQSFELTVPVDGFDPEAVARRFRARHERAYGYALDAPVEVVTLRATATIDRAAPEIRREGAGDARRGEREARFPGAGAVETAMYDGAALAPGTSVAGPAVVERAESTTVVPPDWGASVRRDGALVLDRERDGTDAADGGGPR